In the genome of Streptomyces aquilus, the window CGCTCGGCTATCACCAGTCCAAGCTGAGTCGGCTGGAAGGTGGCCGTGGCACGGAGGACATCCGCGTCCTGCGCGCCGTCGCCCGAGAACTGGGCATCCCGCCACAGCGGTTAGGGCTGGCCCCTGCTCAGGACGCCTCTGCCACCGATCCCGAAGCTGACGACATGCACCGCCGTACTTTCCTCACCGCGAGCATCGCCGCAATCGCTGCCCCGAACCCGCCCACCACCTCACACGGCCACCTGGTCCGAGCCCTTCTGCCCGGACCAGGACCTGAGGGGACCGGGAGCCCTCAGGACACCGCCGACTTGTACCGCCGGGTCGGCGCAGCGCTCAGCCTCTTCCACACCTGCAACTACACAGAGCTGGAGCGGACCCTTCCCTGCTTGATCGCCGACCTGCGGGCGGCCTCCACCGGCGACCGAGACGCGGTGTCCGGGCTGCTGGCCACGGCATACCAGACCACGACCAGCCTGCTGCTGAAACAGCACGACCAGGGCAACGCCTGGCTCGCGGTCGGCCGGGCGATGGCAGAAGCAGAACGTTCCGGCGACCCGGTCGTCCTCGCCTCCAGCGTCCGCGTCCAGGCACACGTCCTGGTCCGCGAGAAGCACACCTCTGAAGCCGTCACCCTCGTCCGGCACACAGCCGACCAGCTCACCGGCTCCTACGACCGCCGGTCACCGAAGTACCTGGCCGCCGTGGGCCTGTTGCTGCTGCGCGGCATGACCGCGGCCAGCATCGGCGGTGACCGCGCAGCCACGAAGGAATTCCTCACCGAGGCCAAGGCCGTCTCCCAGTACGTCACCCTCGACCGGCCCGACGCGTGGGCCACCTTCAGTCCGACCAACGTCGCCCTGCACGAGCTCAGCGCCCTGGTGGCCTTCGGCGACGCTGGCCTCGCCCTCCAAGCGGCCCGCCCACTCATGCGCCGACACATCCCGGTGCCCGAGCGGCGCGCAGCGCTGTGGGTGGAGGCGGCCCGCGCCTACAGCCAGCAGGGTCGCCTGGCCGACGGCTACCAAGCCCTGCGCATCGCCGAGACCTGCGCCGCCCAGGACATCCGCCGCCCCGACGTCCGCCACCTGGTCGCCGACATGGCCGCCCGCGACCGCCGACGTACCCTGCCGGAACTGCACCAATTCAGCCGCCAACTGGGAGTTCCCGCGTGAGTGAGCCGACCGCCACGAACAAGAAGCCGTTTCTGTACGTCGTTGTCTGCGCGGCCGGCGTTGCCCGAGACGTCGGCAAACTGATCACCGCAGCCCAGGAACGCCACTGGGACGTCGGCGTCATCGCCACCCCGCAGGGCCTCGGCTTCATCGACGCGAAGGCGATCGAGGCACAGACCGGCTACCCGATCCGCTCCGCCTGGCGTACACCGGGCGAGGCACGCCCGCTGCCGCCAGCGGACGCCATCGCCGTCGCACCGGCCACCTTCAACACGATCAACAAGTGGGCCGCCGGCATCTCCGACACCCTCGCCCTCGGCATCCTGTGCGAGGCATACGGCATGGGTATCCCGACCGCGGCACTGCCCTACCTGAACTCCGCGCAGGCCGCCCACCCCGCGTATCAGCAGAGCCTTGACCGGTTGCGGGGGATAGGTGTCCTCATCGGATCATGCGAACCACACCAGCCCAGAGTTGGCGGTGGCGCGGACCGCTTCCGCTGGGACGAGGCGCTGGAACTGCTGGAGCCTCAGGTGAGGTAGCAGTCCCGGCATCCTTTAGGGCCGCCGGTTATCCCCTCAGGACCGAGGTCGCCCCGCGCTCGTTGCCCAGGACGACGGCGGCTTTCTCGTCGAGCGAGTCGGCGACACTTTGGTTCCGGGTGGCCAAGGCGTCACAGTAGCTGCGCAGTGCGCAGCGGACCCTGCGCGCCACCGCGCCGGGCAGCTCCTCCGTCTGGCGGGGGTTGATCACAAGTTGGTCCACGGGCGTGGATCGCCTCCGGTCAGCGGGACCCATATGGGTGCGGTCGGGCCGTGTTGTTCGATGTCTTGCAGGATGGCGGCGCCCAGTGGCACTTCTCGGGCGAGGGTGGCGACGTGGGGGTGTTGGGTGGTCATGGCCTGCAGGTCGCTGATGCGGTCTTCCAGTCTTGCTCGGGAGGCGCCGGTGAGGATGAACAGGATGCGGGGGAAGACGGGGTACCAGCGCAGCCATGCCGGGCCGGTCGAGGCGGTGCGGCGGCGGCCGACGGGTTGGGCTTCGTACTGGAACAGCCTGGCGTAGTCGATGAGTTTCACGGCCAGGCGTTCACTGCTCATGGTGGTGCGGTCGACCTCGACGAACGCGCGCAGTTTCCGCCGGTGTTCGCCGTCGACGTGGGTGTAGTGCAGGACGGCGTCGGCGACGAGGCGTTCGCCTTCGCCGATGGAGTGGGCTACCTCGGGGGTCCAGTCCCAGGGGCCGTGTTCGTGTCCGAGCCGGCGGGCGTCTGTGGCGAAGGGGAGGTGGGCGCGGACGACGCACAGTGTGTGGGGTGTCTTCAGCGATGCCGCGGTGGTGGAGGTGATGGGGTAGGGCGGCCGTCCTCGCAGGAGGGGGAGGTCGCGGGTCAGCCGTGCCCCGTCGGGGGTGAGGTACCAGGCGTGCGTGCGTGAGCGGTCCGGTTCCTGCAGCGGGGTGAGGTCGACCAGGCCCGCGGACCGCAGCTTGTTGAGGACGCGGGAGAGCAGTTGGCGGGGGCTGTCGGGCCGCAGCATCTGCAGCAGCTGGCCGGTCGTGGCCATGCGGTGCAGGGAAAGCGCCGTCAGGACCTGCAGGCGCAGAGGCTCAGCCGGGCTGGGCGCCGGTTCGGCGGCCGGAACACCTGAAAGGGAACGGGTCATGGAGGCAGCCAACCCCCGGGCCCTGACCATGACCCCGACCACGGAACCCCGACCAAGGTCACGGCTCAACAACGGCCTCGTGGTCGGGGTGATGGTCGGGGCCACCGGCCGTGAGCCGTCGGTGCCGGGCCTCGGAAGAATAAAGATGGCCGGTCCGCAGCAGCATCTGCTGCTGCGGGGGTGTGGTGGCGAAGCCACGCCATGCCGGCCATCGTGCGACAGACGGCCCGCAAGAGACCAACCCATATCCGGCTGTCGCGTTCACGGGGCGGTGCGCGGAGATCCGCTCACCGCCGGGTACTACCCCTTGGACCGCTGGGCGGCCTGCTCAAGGATGCGCCGCCGTGTCCAGCGTCGGCGCCCGTTCTGGCGGCCGGCGTTTTCCGCGATGCCGTCCGTGGTCTTGAGGAGTGGCAGGTTGCCCTGGGAGAGACTGCTGGAGAAGGAGCTGAGGCTCTTGTAGCCGAGCAGGGCGGCTGCCTCGCTGGCGCCCAGGAGCTCGTCCGGGTCGCCGTCGACGGGAACGTCAGGCAGGGGCGGTGCCGGCTTGGTGCCGGCGCGTCGTCCGCGGCCGGGCCTAGTCTCCAGCCAGTTCAGCAGCGTCTGAACGCGCCACTGCTGGCGGCGGTAGGGGTTCTCGGGGGTGCCGAGTTCTTCGACGACGTCCGGGTCGGGGAAGTAGCCGGGGTGGTCGCGGACGAAGGTGGTGACCTGGTTGGGGTTCTTGTAGCCGAGGAATCTCGAGGCTTCTGCCGCGTTGAGCAGCTCGTGCGGGTCACGGGCGGGCGGCTTGTAGCCCTGCAGCCGGGTCGGGATGCGATGGGCGAACCACTCGGTGACCTCGGCGTGGTCCCACAGCCGGGCACGGCCGCGGGTGGCGACGGGTTCGGGGAAGGTCTGGCCGGCCGTGTTCTGCTCGCGGCCGGTGTACAGGCTGCTGATCCGGGCGGGTGTCAGGTCGTGTTCGGCCGCGATCTGGGCAGCGTCGGCCAGGCGCGGCTCACGGTGCGAGGTCATGGCAGAACCGTCCTTCCGCTCGGCGGTGCGCCGGCCACCCCGGCTCATAAAGCAAATAATGGCAGAAGTTGTGGTGGGGAGTCCAGCCCGCGCCTCAAGGTTTTCCCCGGCGGCCGCGCTCGCGGCCGCTTGGGTCTACTCCTCGGGGATCAAGCAGATGCCGCGGTGCGCTGCAGTCTCGGCCATCTGCGTGTACGCCAGGGCGGCCGGCGTCATCTCCCACTCGGCCAGCGCCAGCAGCAGGATGACCTCCTCGCGGTCCTGTGAGGCATCACAGGGCATGTCAGCCGTCTCCGCAGCGGCCATCAGGTCCGCAGTGGCCAGCCCGTCGAGACGCAGTGCCACGTCCCGGTGCAGCTCCTTAAGGCCTTGCTGGTACAGCTCGTTCGCCTCGCCCAGGAGCAGCACCAGGTCCTCGCCGCGGGTGGCCGGTGCTGCTGCGGCGAGATCGAGGATGCGCTGGGTGGTCGTCGTCATCATGAGAAGTATCCCTCCAGAGCGGCGGTTTGCGGTGTGGTGGTCAGTGGCAGCCGTCGCACCCAGCCGCGCTGTGCAGGAGCTCGCCCGGCCCGGTGAGGGCCTTGGAGTCCCATGTGGGCGGCTTGCGCAGGGCGGCGTGGACGGCGCGTTCCATCCGCTCGAAGTCTGCGTTCTCCTCCACCTCGATGCCGGGGTCCGGGGCGTCGCCGCGGCGGGACAGGGTAATGAGTTCGGCCATGGTGATGTTCGGGTTGAACGGCACCTGGCGGACGCGTTCGACCAGCGCGCACAGCTCGGCGAGCCGCGGCCGGCGTCCGGCCATCAGCAGCAGATCGCGGTGGTTGGCCGGGGTGCAGGCCGAGCACGAGCAACGACTGGAGCCATGCCGGTCCCCGGCGCCGGGATGCGAGTCGTAGCACCAGTGGTAGGGCAGCCCCGCACTGAGCGTGCGCTCCCAGACCTCTTTGGTGCTCACCTGGTGGGCGGGCAGCCACTCGTCGACGATGCGGGCTGAGTTGTCGGTCGTAGGGCGCAGCGCCTCCCGGTTGCGTCGGTCCGCGCTTTCCTCGGCCCGCATCCCGAGCATGTTGGCGAACATCAGTGGGCCGTCCGTCTCCTTCCTGAGCGTGCGGACCTGGGGGGTGAACGCCTGGTACACCATCTTCGTCTTCCACGGGCCCGTGCAGGTGCGGGCGCGGCCGGGCCAGGGCCAGTCGCCTCGTTCCGCGATGAAGGTCAGCAGGTCGAACGGCACCTGTTCACCGTCGACTTCACGGTTTCGGCGGATCTCGATGTGCCGCTCGGGCGGCACGCCGAGGGCCTGGCTGTGCTGGGCAGCGAGTTCGCTGGCACTCGGCCAGCGAACTCTGTCCGCGGTGGCGGCGGGCCATTCCATCGGTCCCAGGCTCGCGTGGGCGGTCTAGACGCGGTCGGTGACGCCGGCATGGCGGGCGGCGTCCATCGCGATCAAGCCCACCACGAGTCAGTCCTTCCCGCCGGACAGGTTGATGACGATGCGGTGCCGGGTCGCGGCGAACGCAACTGGGTCGGCACACGAGGGGGTGGGTTGCGACATGGTTCCTCTTGATCTGCTCGCGCTCGCGCCGACTTCGACCCAGCCGCCATACGTAGCGGTGTTCTGTGGACATACGCTGTGTTGCCTCATGTCGTGTTGCGGCAGAGGGAGCCAAGTGGCGTACGAATGGCGGCTGTTCTGGGTTGGTGACGGGGGTGATCCCGTCGGAGGTCGACCCGTCCCCGGCTGGGAGGATTTGAAGGAGCGCGAGCGGGTGCTCGGGCTGCGCGAGCGGCAGCCGATCCTCGTCGCGCCGGATGGCCGGGTCGATCCTCGGCTAACTGATCGTTTCAGAATAAGGTTCTGAGTCGCCGCAAGCAGATGATGCTGCAGGCGAGTTGGAGCAGGCCGTGGTGGAGGTCTGCGCGTATCTCGTAGCGGATGCGCAGGCGCTTGAACTGGTGGAGCCATGCGAACGTCCGCTCGACCACCCAGCGGGTCTTGCCCAGGCCCGAGCCGTGGGCGACGCCGCGACGGGCGATGAGCGGCTTGATCCCACGCTTCCACAGCAGGCGGCGGTACTTGTCGAAGTCGTACCCTCGGTCGGCGAACAGCCTGCGTGGCCGTGTGCGCGGGCGTCCGGGCAGGCCCCGGATCGGTGGGACCGCGTCAAGAAGCGGCAGGAGCTGTGTGACGTCGTGGCGGTTGCCGCCGGTCAGCGTGACGGCGAGCGGGGTGCCGTGCCGGTCGACGATCAGGTGATGCTTACTGCCCGGCCGGCCCCGGTCGACCGGCGAAGGTCCGGTGTGAGCCCCCCTTTGAGCGCCCTGACGTGCGAGCCGTCGATCGCCGAGTCGTCCATCTCCAGGAGACCCACCGCTCGCAGCTCGGCGAGAAGGACCCCGTGCAAGCGAGGCCAGACGCCAGCCTCCGTCCAGTCCCGGAGCCGACGCCAAGCGGTCACCCCTGAACAGCCAACGACCTGGATGGGCACATCGCGCCAGGCCACTCCTTTGCGTAGCACGTAGACGATGCCGCCCAGTGCGACGCGGTCCGATACCGGCAGTCGGCCGGGGTGGCGATGGCGTCGGGCAGGCCGAGCTGGGAGAAGCGGAGCTATGCGCTCCCAGAGATCGTCGGGAACGAGGTCGGCAGGCACGCCGGAAAGTCTGCCCGACGCGTTGTCAGATAGTGGCCGAGATGTCGATGCGACAGGCGGTAGCAGCCGGTCGGGTTCAGCGCCAGCCACCGTGGCGAGGCTCCACGCGCTCGCCGAACGGTGGGTCGAACACCTGCCCGTCGTCGTCGGTCACGACGTAGTCCGGTTCGGTCTTCGAGGCGGCTGCGTGCAACCGGATGATGAGGTCAGCGACAGGCACGATACGCAGCGACAGGGCTGCCGCCACCTGGGTAACTTCCTTGTCGATATCCGGATTGTGCTTGTCACGGGACCGTTCAAGGTGTTGAGCGGAGGTCTGCATGACCTCCACATCGCCTCCGCCCGAGAATGTGAGGCAGTCCCGCCACTCCAGCCCGATGATGATCTCCAATGCGTCCGCCAGGTCATCGGCGAGCAGCCCGCCTTGCCCTTCGGAACTCGCGAACACTACCGGCCGGCGACCGTTCTGCTCGGCACACAGGAAGTACGCGCCACCAGCGGACTCCCCGGCGATCACCTCCAGCGGCGCACCTGAGGCAAGCCTCAAGCCATCGCCATTGTGCTTTCTGTGGATGTCGAAGCCGAACGATGACCGCAGCAGCAGATCGACCTCCGGGGCGGTCTGGATCAGGCCAAGCAGATGATCACTTGAGGTCATGGCACGGACAATAGCGAGTGCCGACGACGTGTCAGCGCCAAGGTGAACAGCGCGCCCATGTCCGGCGGTGGCGCGACCCCGGGGACGGCACACTCCAGGCCGCTCATGCACCCAAGCCATCACCAGTCATTCTGAAACCATCAGTAAGTGAGTGCCTGCGACGCTCGGCGTTCTCGGCCAAGGCGCAGGGCACGCAGGTCACGTACGCCCCGCTCTACCGGCTGTTCTTCACGTTCCTGTGGCAGCGCGGACTGGACTGGAACGAGGCGTCGGAGGACGACGTTGAGGACTGGGAGGACTGGCGCCGGCGCGGGGCGACGAACCCGGCGCCGGTCGACGGCGGCACCTGGGCGAAGGAGCAGGCCGCGCTGAAGCTGCTGTACGGCATCGCGGCCAAGCGTGGCCTCGTGCCGGCGAATCCGGTGACGTTGGCCTCGCCGACGGACGTGAAGACGTCGGACGTGAAGTGGCTGTCGCCTCGTGCCTTTCGACTGTGGCGCAACGTCGGGCTCGGCGGCATGCTGCCGAGCGGCCTGGAGGACGAGGCGTGGCGCGGCCGTTCGGCCGGCCGGGACATGGCCTACGCCGACCTGATGTACTCCAGCGGCCTGCGGCGCCGCGAGGGAGGCACCCTGCTGCTCTGCGAACTCCCGGCGCTCGGGCGGCGAAACTACTACGCGGGCAGGGTGGGCCAAGGTGTGGCCAAGCGGGCCGGCTACACCTTCTACGTCGGCCATCCGGCGCTCCAGCGCGTCGAGGGCTACCGGATGAGCACGCGCGCCCTGGCGGTGGCCCGCGCGCGACGGCACGGCGTCTACGACCGGCTGCCCGACCTGCGCATCATCCAGTCGGTCAGCCGGGCGGGCCGCGTGCGGTGGAGAAGCCGGGACGGTCGTGCGGGGGAGAGCGCGCTCGGGAGGCTGACGGCGGCCGAGCGAATGCTGCTGTTCGTCGAGGGCGAGGACGGCCTGGAGCCGGCGATGCTGTGGCTGACCGAGAGCGGGCTGCCGCTGCGGTACACGAGCTGGACGAAGGTCTTCGAGCGGGCGAGCGACCGGTGCGCCGCCGCGGGGCTCGAGGTCTTCGCGACGCCGAAGATGCTGCGGCACTCCATGGCCCTGCGGACCCTGATCGCGCTGCACAACGCGCTGGACCGCCGGCTCGGGCTGACACCTGCCGAGCGCCTGCACTACGAGGAGGTGTACGGGCAGGTCTGGCTGATGGTCAAGGACATGCTCGGGCACCGCAGTGACCAGGTGACGCGGGACGTCTACCTGGAGCCGGTGCGCGGGCTGCAGCTGGAGTCGCTGCTCGGCGACGACCACAACCCGGTGAACGCAGAGAAGATCGCGGAGCTGGCGGCGCGCACGGGCCTGATCCTGGACGCGGCGTGAGCGGGCGCGGGCGCCGGGCGGCGCTGCCGCCGACGGACTACCGCAAGGCACCGGTGCTGGACGCGGACGGCCTGGTGATCCGCCCGGTCAGCGGCGCCGGGAAACCGCTGGGCGTGTGGGACTTCCGCGACAGCCCCGGCCCCGTCGACTTCCGGCGGGCGCTGGTGGCCGCCCTGGCCGCGCAGGGCCGGGGCTGGGGCAGCCAGGACACCTACCAGACGAACACCAGCACGCTGAAGCTGCTGTTCAAGCACGCGGCGGCGGCCGAACCGCCCGTCACCGCGACCGAGCACATCACGGTGGAGTGGTGGAAGCAGTGGAGCGGCGACATCCACGTCCGCCGGGTCCTGGCCGCGGTCGTCCGGCGGGCGCCCGGGGTGCCGGAGGCGACCCGCGTGTTCATGGAGACGCCGCGGCGCCGCCCGCCGGCCCGGCGCGGACGGCGCCGACACGCGAGCAACACGCTCGTCGACGTCGGCGAGGGCTCCAGCGGCCGCGCCCTGCGTCACGTGCTGGAGCTGACCGCACAGGCCCGCACCACCCTGGAAGCGCTGGGCCGGCCCGCGACGAAGCTGCTGGTCGGCCACCGCGGCCTGGGCGGAGCCGAGAATCTCCGCGACCACGAGGTCGGCAAGGCCCTGGAGGGCGCGATCCGGCTCTGGCAGCAGCAGGTTCGCGCAGGCGGCGTAGACCTGCCCGCCCGGGTACACGCCCAGGCGCTGCGCCACAGCGCGCAGGCGCACCACGGCCGGGCCCGCAACAACACCCAGGACACCCACGAGCGGGACTACCAGCTTCAGGACGAGGACGTCCGCGCCGCCTCGCGCGGCGCGGTGGAACTTGGGCTGGCCCAGGCTCTGGCCTCCGCCCGGCAGACGGTCGCCATGCGCCTGGTCGAGGAGGTCGACGCCGTCGGCGAGGTGAGCCCCGAGCCCGTGGCCCAGGAGGCCGGGATCGACGTGGAGGTGGCCCGCCGGATTGTGGCCGGTCGGCTGCGCACCCCGGTCGCCTCGTGCGCGGACTTCCTCAACTCCGACCACAGCACGGCCGGGATGCCGTGCGCGGTGTCGTTCCTGCTGTGCTTCTCCTGCCGCAACGCGGTGGCCACCGGCCGCGACCTGCCCCGCATCGCCTACCTGCACCAGGCGCTGGAGTCCCTGCGCTCGGCCGTGACACCGGCGGTGTGGGCCGCGGACTGGGCGACGCACCACGCGCGGATCGGCGACTTCCTGACCACCTACACCACCACCGACGCGCGGCCCCAGCTGTTCGCCGCGGTCGCCGACAGCGAGCGGGAGCTGATCCACGCGATGCTGGAGAGGAGGCTGGACCCGTGAACGCGTCCTCGCCCCTGCCCGCCGGCCCGGAGGTCGTCGACCCAGCCCCGGACGCATTCGTCCTGCCGTTCAACCGGCTGCGGCCCGGCTTCGACCCCGGGCAGCTGCCGCGCTTTCGCGATCTGGCCTGGCGCCTGGCGTTGATCAGCCCCAGGGAGTCGAACCGCTCGCTGGTCATCGACTGGAGCCGCTGCCCCGCCGGGCTGCGGCCCGGCATCATGCGCGCGGCGTTCGCCGAGCTGAATATCCCGACCCCGGCGGTGCTGCTCCAGCAGCGCGCCTCGCGCTCCACCACCCAACCGGGCACCCTGCGCCACAACTTTCAGATCTGGATCCGTTTCGCCACCTGGCTCGGCGGCCGCGGCATCACCGAGCTCTCCCGGGTCACCGCCGGCGACCTGGAGGCGTACGCCGAGCACCTGCGCCCGCTCGGCCGCCAGTGGCGCACCGACGCCAAGGCCCTGGGGGTGATCTCGCGGCTGTGGGCCTACGCCCCCTACCTGCCCGAGCACGACCGGCTGGTCATGCCTCCCTGGGAGGACCCGGCCGCAGTCATGTCCGACTTCCTCGGCGCCAACGACGACACCCCGGGCGGCGAGAACGCCGTCGCGATCGTGCACCCGGCCGTCATGGCCCCGCTGCTGGTGTGGGCGCTGCGCATGGTCCTGGATCTGTCCCCGGACATCCTGGCCGCCGCCCGCGAGCACCGCCGGCTGCTCGCCGCGATCCCCGACCGCGCCCCGCGCGGCGGCACCGAGACCGCGGTGGCCCACCTGCGCGGCCTGCTCGCGGCCGGGCAGCAGCTGCCCTCCAGCGGCGCGCCCGGCGCCACCGCCGTGCGCGCCCGCTTCGGCGGGCCGCTGCCGCCGATGGCCAACACCTTCCTGGCTGGCACCCTCGGCGTCACCACCTCCCAAGTCGCCCGCGCCCGCGGCCTCCTGACCGACGAGCTCACCCCGACCGACTTCGGCCCCGCCCCGCTCCTCGACGTTCCGCTCACCGCCCGGATCGGCGCCGCCCCGTGGCGAGCGGCGATCGGCTTCGACGACGTGGACGTGCTGATGCTGCACCTGTCCACTGCCGCCCTGATCTGCTGCGCCTACCTCTCCGGCATGCGGCCCGAGGAGGTCCTGGCCCTGCGCCGCGGCTGCTGCACCCGCGTGGAGCGCGACGACGGCACCGTACGGTTCGAGATCCGCGGCCGGCACTTCAAAGGGGTGCTGGACGAGGACGGCAACACGATCGGCGAAGGCGAAGTGCGAGCCGACCCGTGGATCGTGCTGGAGCCCGTCGCGCGCGCCATCGCCGTCGTCGAGGAACTCGAAGACGGCGAACAGCTCTTCACCCGCACCCTCTACCGGTACGCCAAGGGCACCTGCATGCCCCGCACCGGCCTGTCCCCCGACACCGCCGTGGAACGGATCCGCGCCTTCACCGCCTGGGCCAACCAGCTCGCCGCCGCCCACGATCGGCCCCACGAGCTGATCCCGCCCGACCCCGACGGCGCCGTCGCCCTGCGCCGCTTCCGCCGCACCATCGCCTGGTTCGTTTACCGCCAGCCCGGCGGCCGGATTGCGCTGGCGGTGCAGTACGGCCACGCGGCCACCGCCATGTCGGAGTCCTACGCCGGCCGCTCGAAGGCCGACATGCTCGAGGTCCTGGACCAGGAGAAGGGCCTGGCCCTGGCCGAGACCCTCACCGAGGCCGGCGAACGCCTCGCCGCCGGCGAGAAAGTCAGCGGCCCGGCCGCCGACCGCTACCGCGCCGCGGCCACCGAGTTCTCCGACCGCTACGCCGGGACCTACCTGGGACGACGCGAACTGCGCGCACTGGTCGCCAACCCCCGCCTCCAGGTCTATGAAGACCCGAAGGCGTTCCTGACCTGCAACCACGACGCATTCACCGCGCTGTGCAACCCCGACCGCGACCGGGCGCGCAACGGCGGCCGCAGCACCCCCGACCACTCCCGCTGCCACCCGGCGTGCGCGAACATCAGCCGCACCGACAGCCAGATCACTGCCCTGCGCACCGAGGTCGCCCGGATCGACGCGGACGCCGACGCCGGCCTCAACCCCTACCCCATCGCCGCCCGCGAACAACAACGCAAGGACCACCTCACCGCCATCATCAGCCGCCACGACGCCCAGCAGCCGGCTGACAGCGAACCCACGGAGCGACGATGAATGCCGCGGCCGCGCCCGGCCTGCACGACGGCGCGGCGCTGGCCCAGCTCGTCGGCGAGGCCTTCGCTCACGCCCAGGGCCACGCCGCCACCGAGGACGCCGCGGAGGTCCGGGCCATCACCGATGCCATGGTGCGCCTGCTGATCGGCGCCCCGCTGCACTCCGACGGCAAACTGACCATCGTCTCGCTGGCCGCCGAAGCCGGACTGCGCCGCAACAAGCTCACCCACAAACACACCGGGCTCAAGGACCTTTTCTACGCCCTGGTCAAGGCCCGAGCTCCCCTACCCGAAGGAGTGCCCGAGTCCCTGCGGGCCCGCGCGGCCAAGCAGCAGCAGGACCTGGCCCGAGTCCGCGCTGAACGCGACGATCTGCGTATCCAGGCCCAGCTGATGGCCCGCATCATCCAGGTACTGGAGATCGAGAACAGCAAGCTCAAAGAGACCAACACGGCCCTGCAGCGACAGGTGGCCGCCCATGCTTCGGTTCCCGACCTCACCCGACGACGCCGATGAAGGCCGCTGCGAGGCCCACCCAGACGTCCGCCGGGCGGCGAAACGCGGCATCATGGGCAAGCGCGGAGAGGCCGGTAGCGG includes:
- a CDS encoding helix-turn-helix domain-containing protein, with amino-acid sequence MANAHSEARRIGEEIRRARVLQGRSQTDVAAALGYHQSKLSRLEGGRGTEDIRVLRAVARELGIPPQRLGLAPAQDASATDPEADDMHRRTFLTASIAAIAAPNPPTTSHGHLVRALLPGPGPEGTGSPQDTADLYRRVGAALSLFHTCNYTELERTLPCLIADLRAASTGDRDAVSGLLATAYQTTTSLLLKQHDQGNAWLAVGRAMAEAERSGDPVVLASSVRVQAHVLVREKHTSEAVTLVRHTADQLTGSYDRRSPKYLAAVGLLLLRGMTAASIGGDRAATKEFLTEAKAVSQYVTLDRPDAWATFSPTNVALHELSALVAFGDAGLALQAARPLMRRHIPVPERRAALWVEAARAYSQQGRLADGYQALRIAETCAAQDIRRPDVRHLVADMAARDRRRTLPELHQFSRQLGVPA
- a CDS encoding flavoprotein; the protein is MSEPTATNKKPFLYVVVCAAGVARDVGKLITAAQERHWDVGVIATPQGLGFIDAKAIEAQTGYPIRSAWRTPGEARPLPPADAIAVAPATFNTINKWAAGISDTLALGILCEAYGMGIPTAALPYLNSAQAAHPAYQQSLDRLRGIGVLIGSCEPHQPRVGGGADRFRWDEALELLEPQVR
- a CDS encoding replication-relaxation family protein, whose amino-acid sequence is MTRSLSGVPAAEPAPSPAEPLRLQVLTALSLHRMATTGQLLQMLRPDSPRQLLSRVLNKLRSAGLVDLTPLQEPDRSRTHAWYLTPDGARLTRDLPLLRGRPPYPITSTTAASLKTPHTLCVVRAHLPFATDARRLGHEHGPWDWTPEVAHSIGEGERLVADAVLHYTHVDGEHRRKLRAFVEVDRTTMSSERLAVKLIDYARLFQYEAQPVGRRRTASTGPAWLRWYPVFPRILFILTGASRARLEDRISDLQAMTTQHPHVATLAREVPLGAAILQDIEQHGPTAPIWVPLTGGDPRPWTNL
- a CDS encoding phosphoadenosine phosphosulfate reductase, which encodes MEWPAATADRVRWPSASELAAQHSQALGVPPERHIEIRRNREVDGEQVPFDLLTFIAERGDWPWPGRARTCTGPWKTKMVYQAFTPQVRTLRKETDGPLMFANMLGMRAEESADRRNREALRPTTDNSARIVDEWLPAHQVSTKEVWERTLSAGLPYHWCYDSHPGAGDRHGSSRCSCSACTPANHRDLLLMAGRRPRLAELCALVERVRQVPFNPNITMAELITLSRRGDAPDPGIEVEENADFERMERAVHAALRKPPTWDSKALTGPGELLHSAAGCDGCH
- a CDS encoding IS5 family transposase (programmed frameshift), whose protein sequence is MPADLVPDDLWERIAPLLPARPARRHRHPGRLPVSDRVALGGIVYVLRKGVAWRDVPIQVVGCSGVTAWRRLRDWTEAGVWPRLHGVLLAELRAVGLLEMDDSAIDGSHVRALKRGAHTGPSPVDRGRPGSKHHLIVDRHGTPLAVTLTGGNRHDVTQLLPLLDAVPPIRGLPGRPRTRPRRLFADRGYDFDKYRRLLWKRGIKPLIARRGVAHGSGLGKTRWVVERTFAWLHQFKRLRIRYEIRADLHHGLLQLACSIICLRRLRTLF
- a CDS encoding integrase, with the translated sequence MPTTCQRQGEQRAHVRRWRDPGDGTLQAAHAPKPSPVILKPSVSECLRRSAFSAKAQGTQVTYAPLYRLFFTFLWQRGLDWNEASEDDVEDWEDWRRRGATNPAPVDGGTWAKEQAALKLLYGIAAKRGLVPANPVTLASPTDVKTSDVKWLSPRAFRLWRNVGLGGMLPSGLEDEAWRGRSAGRDMAYADLMYSSGLRRREGGTLLLCELPALGRRNYYAGRVGQGVAKRAGYTFYVGHPALQRVEGYRMSTRALAVARARRHGVYDRLPDLRIIQSVSRAGRVRWRSRDGRAGESALGRLTAAERMLLFVEGEDGLEPAMLWLTESGLPLRYTSWTKVFERASDRCAAAGLEVFATPKMLRHSMALRTLIALHNALDRRLGLTPAERLHYEEVYGQVWLMVKDMLGHRSDQVTRDVYLEPVRGLQLESLLGDDHNPVNAEKIAELAARTGLILDAA
- a CDS encoding integrase, with translation MNASSPLPAGPEVVDPAPDAFVLPFNRLRPGFDPGQLPRFRDLAWRLALISPRESNRSLVIDWSRCPAGLRPGIMRAAFAELNIPTPAVLLQQRASRSTTQPGTLRHNFQIWIRFATWLGGRGITELSRVTAGDLEAYAEHLRPLGRQWRTDAKALGVISRLWAYAPYLPEHDRLVMPPWEDPAAVMSDFLGANDDTPGGENAVAIVHPAVMAPLLVWALRMVLDLSPDILAAAREHRRLLAAIPDRAPRGGTETAVAHLRGLLAAGQQLPSSGAPGATAVRARFGGPLPPMANTFLAGTLGVTTSQVARARGLLTDELTPTDFGPAPLLDVPLTARIGAAPWRAAIGFDDVDVLMLHLSTAALICCAYLSGMRPEEVLALRRGCCTRVERDDGTVRFEIRGRHFKGVLDEDGNTIGEGEVRADPWIVLEPVARAIAVVEELEDGEQLFTRTLYRYAKGTCMPRTGLSPDTAVERIRAFTAWANQLAAAHDRPHELIPPDPDGAVALRRFRRTIAWFVYRQPGGRIALAVQYGHAATAMSESYAGRSKADMLEVLDQEKGLALAETLTEAGERLAAGEKVSGPAADRYRAAATEFSDRYAGTYLGRRELRALVANPRLQVYEDPKAFLTCNHDAFTALCNPDRDRARNGGRSTPDHSRCHPACANISRTDSQITALRTEVARIDADADAGLNPYPIAAREQQRKDHLTAIISRHDAQQPADSEPTERR